A genome region from Gossypium hirsutum isolate 1008001.06 chromosome A04, Gossypium_hirsutum_v2.1, whole genome shotgun sequence includes the following:
- the LOC107898464 gene encoding universal stress protein A-like protein: MEENKMKKKVMVAIDESECSHWALQWALENLGHTISASQLFIFNAQPLPNFAYLSASTYGAPPVDLINTVQENQKKLALALLEKAKGICANRGVDAETMTEVGDPKEKICEAVEKLNIELLILGSHGRGAIQRAFLGSVSNHCVHNAKCPVLVVRKPDWKD, translated from the exons atGGAGGAAAACAAGATGAAGAAGAAAGTGATGGTGGCAATAGATGAGAGCGAGTGCAGCCACTGGGCTCTCCAGTGGGCTCTTGAAAACCTCGGTCACACCATCTCTGCTTCTCAGCTTTTCATCTTTAACGCTCAGCCTTTGCCCAATTTTGCTTACCTCTCTGCTTCCACCTACGGTGCTCCTC CTGTGGATTTGATCAACACCGTGCAAGAAAACCAGAAGAAGCTCGCTTTAGCTTTGTTGGAGAAAGCCAAGGGCATCTGCGCCAATCGTGGg GTTGATGCAGAAACTATGACAGAAGTTGGGGACCCTAAAGAGAAAATATGTGAAGCTGTGGAAAAGCTCAACATTGAGTTGCTTATATTGGGAAGCCATGGTCGAGGAGCAATACAGAG GGCTTTTCTGGGAAGTGTCAGTAACCACTGTGTTCACAATGCTAAGTGCCCTGTTCTTGTGGTAAGGAAACCAGATTGGAAAGATTAG